The following coding sequences are from one Mycobacterium bourgelatii window:
- a CDS encoding small basic family protein, whose protein sequence is MIGIAALAIGIVLGLVFHPSVPEVIQPYLPIAVVAALDAVFGGLRAYLEKIFDPKVFVVSFVFNVFVAALIVYVGDQLGVGTQLSTAIVVVLGIRIFGNAAALRRRLFGA, encoded by the coding sequence ATGATCGGAATCGCGGCGCTTGCCATTGGCATCGTGCTGGGCCTGGTGTTCCACCCCAGCGTGCCCGAGGTAATCCAGCCCTACCTGCCGATTGCGGTGGTCGCCGCGCTCGACGCGGTGTTCGGCGGACTGCGGGCCTACCTGGAGAAGATCTTCGATCCAAAGGTGTTCGTGGTCTCGTTCGTTTTCAACGTCTTCGTGGCGGCGCTGATCGTCTACGTCGGCGACCAATTGGGGGTGGGCACCCAGTTGTCCACCGCGATCGTCGTCGTCCTGGGCATCCGCATCTTCGGCAACGCCGCCGCGTTGCGGCGCCGGTTGTTCGGAGCGTGA
- a CDS encoding CDP-alcohol phosphatidyltransferase family protein: MEPVLAQNRVLTVPNVLSIARLVLIPVFIYLMLVEHATGWAVAILMFSGVSDYADGKIARLLNQSSKLGTLLDPAVDRLYMVTVPIVFGISGIAPWWFIITLLARDGLLALTLPLLWTRGLTALPVTYIGKAATFALMAGFPLVLLGQGDALWSRIVGWFGWAFLIWGLYMYLWAFVLYLVQMALVMREMPNVKRTKPRTPPSAPNAGEHG; this comes from the coding sequence ATGGAGCCTGTGCTCGCACAGAACCGGGTGCTGACGGTGCCCAATGTGCTGAGCATCGCGCGCCTCGTGCTGATCCCGGTGTTCATCTACCTGATGCTCGTCGAGCACGCCACGGGTTGGGCGGTGGCGATTCTGATGTTCAGCGGGGTATCGGATTATGCGGACGGCAAGATCGCCAGGCTGCTGAACCAGTCGTCAAAGTTGGGCACGCTGCTGGATCCTGCGGTCGACCGTCTGTACATGGTCACCGTCCCCATCGTGTTCGGGATCAGCGGCATCGCGCCCTGGTGGTTCATCATCACCTTGCTGGCCCGCGACGGCCTGCTGGCGCTGACCCTGCCGCTGCTATGGACGCGCGGGCTGACCGCCCTACCTGTCACCTACATAGGCAAGGCCGCGACGTTCGCCCTCATGGCCGGCTTTCCATTGGTGCTGCTGGGGCAGGGGGACGCGCTGTGGAGCCGGATCGTGGGGTGGTTCGGCTGGGCATTCCTGATCTGGGGCCTCTACATGTACCTGTGGGCGTTCGTGCTCTACCTGGTGCAGATGGCACTGGTGATGCGCGAGATGCCCAACGTCAAGCGGACAAAGCCGCGAACCCCGCCGTCGGCCCCCAACGCGGGTGAGCATGGCTGA
- the secA2 gene encoding accessory Sec system translocase SecA2 yields MPSKTTRAQTGRLSSRFWRLLGASTEKNRNRSMAEVTASAEYDKEAADLSDEKLRKAAGLLNLDDLANSSDIPQFLAIAREAAERTTGLRPFDVQLLGALRMLAGDVIEMATGEGKTLAGAIAAAGYALAGRHVHVVTINDYLARRDAEWMGPLIEALGLTVGWITAESTSEDRKAAYNCNVTYASVNEIGFDVLRDQLVTDVDDLVSPKPDVALIDEADSVLVDEALVPLVLAGTTHRETPRLEIIKLVGQLTPGEDFDTDSDNRNVHLTEAGARKVEKALGGIDLYSEEHVGTTLTEVNVALHAHVLLQRDVHYIVRDGAVQLINASRGRIAQLQRWPDGLQAAVEAKEGIETTETGEVLDTITVQALINRYATVCGMTGTALAAGEQLRQFYKLGVSPIPPNTPNIREDESDRVYITAAAKNDAIVDHIVEVHETGQPVLVGTRDVAESEELHERLLRRGVPAVVLNAKNDAEEAQVIAEAGKYGAVTVSTQMAGRGTDIRLGGSDEADHDRVAELGGLHVVGTGRHNTERLDNQLRGRAGRQGDPGSSVFFSSWEDDVVAANLDPNKLPTETDEDGRIISPKTSGLLDHAQRVAEGRLLDVHANTWRYNQLIAQQRAIIVDRRNTLLRTPTAREELEDLAPKRYKKLLEVLSKEEDEAAAEKRLEKICRLIMLYHLDRGWADHLAYLADIRESIHLRALGRQNPLDEFHRLAVDAFASLAADAIEAAQQTFETANILEEEPGLDLSKLARPTSTWTYMVNDNPLADDTLSTLSLPGVFR; encoded by the coding sequence GTGCCTTCTAAGACCACTCGCGCTCAAACCGGCCGCCTGAGTAGTCGATTCTGGCGACTCCTCGGCGCCAGCACGGAAAAGAACCGGAACCGCTCGATGGCCGAGGTCACCGCCTCGGCCGAGTACGACAAAGAGGCCGCCGACCTCAGCGACGAGAAGCTGCGCAAGGCGGCGGGACTGCTCAACCTCGACGATCTCGCGAACTCCTCCGACATTCCCCAGTTCCTCGCCATCGCCCGAGAGGCGGCCGAGCGGACAACCGGGCTGCGGCCGTTCGACGTGCAGCTACTCGGCGCCCTGCGCATGCTGGCCGGCGACGTCATCGAAATGGCCACCGGCGAGGGCAAGACCCTTGCCGGGGCGATCGCAGCCGCGGGCTATGCGCTGGCGGGTCGGCACGTGCACGTCGTCACCATCAACGACTACCTGGCCCGCCGCGACGCGGAGTGGATGGGCCCGCTGATCGAGGCGCTGGGACTGACGGTCGGCTGGATCACCGCGGAGTCGACGAGTGAGGACCGCAAGGCGGCGTACAACTGCAACGTCACCTACGCCTCGGTGAACGAGATCGGGTTCGACGTCCTGCGTGATCAGCTCGTCACAGACGTCGACGACCTGGTGTCACCCAAACCGGACGTCGCGCTCATCGACGAAGCGGACTCCGTCTTGGTCGACGAGGCGCTGGTGCCGCTGGTGCTGGCCGGGACCACGCACCGGGAGACGCCGCGGCTCGAGATCATCAAGCTGGTCGGTCAGTTGACCCCAGGGGAGGATTTCGACACGGACTCCGACAACCGCAATGTCCACCTGACCGAAGCCGGCGCCCGCAAGGTCGAAAAGGCGCTGGGCGGCATCGATCTGTACTCCGAGGAACACGTCGGCACCACGCTGACAGAGGTCAATGTCGCGTTGCATGCCCATGTGCTGCTGCAGCGCGACGTGCATTACATCGTCCGCGACGGTGCGGTGCAACTGATCAACGCCTCGCGGGGCCGCATCGCCCAGCTGCAGCGCTGGCCGGACGGTTTGCAGGCCGCGGTCGAGGCAAAGGAGGGCATCGAAACTACCGAGACCGGCGAGGTGCTCGACACGATCACGGTGCAGGCGCTGATCAACCGCTACGCGACGGTGTGCGGGATGACCGGCACCGCGTTGGCCGCCGGTGAACAGCTGCGCCAGTTCTACAAGCTGGGTGTCTCACCGATACCGCCGAACACCCCCAACATCCGTGAGGACGAGTCCGACCGGGTCTACATCACCGCAGCCGCCAAGAACGACGCGATCGTGGATCACATCGTCGAGGTCCACGAGACCGGGCAACCGGTGCTGGTCGGCACCCGCGACGTCGCCGAATCCGAAGAGCTGCACGAGCGCTTGCTGCGGCGCGGAGTGCCGGCGGTGGTGCTCAACGCGAAGAACGACGCCGAAGAGGCGCAGGTCATCGCCGAGGCCGGTAAGTACGGGGCGGTCACGGTGTCCACGCAGATGGCCGGTCGGGGCACCGACATCCGGCTGGGCGGTTCGGACGAGGCCGATCACGACCGGGTCGCCGAACTGGGTGGACTGCACGTGGTGGGCACCGGCCGGCATAACACCGAGCGGTTGGACAACCAGTTGCGTGGCCGGGCCGGACGCCAGGGCGACCCCGGATCGTCGGTGTTCTTCTCCAGCTGGGAAGACGACGTCGTCGCGGCCAACCTCGACCCCAACAAGCTCCCCACCGAAACCGACGAGGACGGGCGGATCATCAGCCCCAAGACCAGCGGCCTGCTCGACCATGCGCAGCGCGTCGCCGAGGGCCGGTTGCTGGACGTACACGCCAACACGTGGCGCTACAACCAGTTGATCGCCCAGCAGCGCGCCATCATCGTCGATCGCCGAAACACGCTGCTGCGTACCCCAACGGCCCGCGAAGAGCTCGAAGACCTGGCGCCCAAGCGGTACAAGAAGCTCCTCGAGGTCCTGTCGAAGGAAGAGGACGAGGCCGCAGCGGAGAAGCGCCTGGAAAAGATCTGCCGGCTGATCATGCTCTACCACCTCGACCGGGGCTGGGCCGACCACTTGGCCTACCTGGCCGACATCCGCGAGAGCATCCATCTGCGTGCGTTGGGTCGACAGAACCCGCTCGACGAATTCCACCGGCTGGCGGTCGACGCGTTCGCATCGCTGGCCGCGGACGCCATCGAGGCGGCCCAACAAACCTTCGAGACGGCCAACATCCTCGAAGAGGAACCTGGCCTGGATCTTTCCAAGCTGGCCCGGCCGACCTCGACGTGGACCTACATGGTCAACGACAACCCGCTGGCCGACGACACACTTTCGACGTTGAGCCTGCCCGGCGTATTCCGCTGA
- the gcvH gene encoding glycine cleavage system protein GcvH — MSDIPPDLHYTAEHEWVRRTSEDTVRIGITDFAQSALGDVVFVQLPDVGTKVTAGEAFGEVESTKSVSDLFAPLSGTIAAVNGDLEGNPQLVNSDPYSAGWLVDVQVDGPEAAGLESAIAELLDAEAYRGTLTE; from the coding sequence GTGAGCGATATCCCGCCGGATCTGCACTACACCGCCGAACACGAGTGGGTTCGGCGCACCTCAGAAGACACGGTGCGGATCGGGATCACTGATTTCGCGCAGTCGGCCCTGGGTGACGTGGTGTTCGTGCAGTTGCCCGATGTGGGCACCAAGGTGACCGCAGGGGAAGCCTTCGGCGAGGTGGAGTCGACCAAGTCGGTGTCGGATCTCTTTGCGCCGCTATCGGGAACGATCGCTGCGGTCAACGGCGACCTGGAAGGTAACCCGCAACTGGTGAACTCCGACCCGTACAGCGCCGGCTGGCTGGTAGACGTACAGGTCGACGGCCCGGAAGCGGCCGGACTGGAGTCCGCCATCGCGGAGCTGCTCGACGCGGAGGCCTACCGCGGAACGCTGACCGAATGA
- a CDS encoding DUF881 domain-containing protein encodes MSQDVDGHAGGANEPDRTAAQQNQPAAEPAAHRGGRHGRHELPAERARPRINPFRRAKGTGRTEPSRGGRSRLVFGALAVLLCLVLGVAIVTQVRQNDSGDSLETARPADLLVLLDSLRQREATLNAEVAELQNTLNELQTSGNNDQAAIERAQAKLAALSILVGAVGATGPGVTVKIDDPGPGVSAEAMLDVINELRAAGAEAIEINDGQQSVRVGVDTWVVGSPGALIIDSKSLSPPYSILAIGDPPTLAAAMHIPGGAEDSIKRVGGRMSVQQADRVDVTTLRQPKPHQYAQPVK; translated from the coding sequence GTGAGCCAGGACGTTGACGGGCACGCGGGCGGCGCCAACGAACCCGATCGCACCGCGGCACAACAGAACCAGCCGGCTGCCGAGCCCGCGGCTCACCGCGGCGGGCGCCATGGCCGTCACGAACTGCCCGCCGAGCGGGCCCGTCCCAGAATCAATCCGTTCCGCCGCGCCAAAGGCACCGGGCGGACGGAACCGTCACGGGGTGGTCGCTCACGCCTGGTGTTCGGAGCGCTGGCGGTGTTGCTGTGTCTGGTTTTGGGCGTCGCGATCGTCACCCAGGTCCGTCAGAACGACTCCGGTGACTCGCTGGAAACGGCCCGTCCCGCAGATCTGTTGGTGCTGCTGGATTCATTGCGGCAGCGCGAGGCGACGCTGAATGCGGAAGTCGCCGAACTGCAAAACACCCTCAACGAGCTTCAGACATCCGGCAACAACGACCAAGCCGCAATCGAACGGGCGCAGGCCAAACTCGCGGCTCTGTCCATTCTGGTGGGCGCAGTGGGCGCCACTGGGCCGGGCGTCACGGTGAAAATCGACGACCCAGGCCCCGGGGTGTCGGCCGAAGCGATGCTGGATGTGATCAACGAACTGCGGGCCGCCGGCGCCGAAGCCATCGAAATCAATGACGGACAGCAGTCGGTGCGGGTGGGAGTCGACACCTGGGTGGTCGGGTCGCCGGGGGCACTGATCATCGACTCCAAGTCGCTGTCCCCGCCGTATTCGATTCTGGCCATTGGTGATCCGCCGACCCTGGCCGCGGCAATGCACATACCCGGTGGCGCCGAGGACAGCATCAAACGCGTCGGTGGGCGGATGTCGGTGCAGCAAGCCGACCGTGTCGACGTCACCACCTTGCGGCAACCAAAACCGCACCAATACGCTCAGCCCGTCAAGTGA
- the garA gene encoding glycogen accumulation regulator GarA translates to MTDNDQTSDEVTVETTSVFRADFLNELDAPAQAGTESAVSGVEGLPAGSALLVVKRGPNAGSRFLLDQAVTSAGRHPDSDIFLDDVTVSRRHAEFRLESGEFSVVDVGSLNGTYANREPVDSAVLANGDEVQIGKFRLVFLTGPKGDDDGGTAGQ, encoded by the coding sequence GTGACAGACAACGACCAGACCTCTGACGAAGTCACTGTGGAGACGACGTCCGTCTTCCGCGCCGACTTCCTCAATGAACTGGACGCTCCTGCGCAGGCGGGTACCGAGAGTGCCGTTTCGGGAGTGGAGGGACTTCCCGCGGGCTCGGCCCTGTTGGTCGTCAAACGCGGGCCGAACGCCGGGTCCCGATTCCTGCTCGACCAAGCCGTCACCTCGGCCGGCCGCCATCCCGACAGCGACATCTTCCTCGACGATGTCACCGTGAGCCGTCGGCACGCCGAATTCCGGCTGGAGAGCGGCGAGTTCAGCGTTGTGGACGTCGGCAGCCTCAACGGCACCTACGCCAACCGCGAGCCGGTGGATTCGGCCGTGCTGGCCAACGGCGACGAGGTCCAGATCGGCAAGTTCCGCCTGGTGTTCTTGACCGGGCCCAAGGGCGACGACGACGGGGGCACCGCAGGCCAGTGA
- a CDS encoding DUF881 domain-containing protein gives MAEPDRLLGGYDPNAGYSARVTARPKHIPVPSLLRALLSEHLDPGYAAAAAKRQESDTPQTPGSRVTGWLWQALAATLVAAVFAAAVAQARSVAPGVRNAQHLLAASVRSTNAAAAKLAQQRSVLSAKVDDVQRIALADDIEGQRLLRQLDGMSRAAASSRIIGPGLTVTVTDPGVGPNLSDASKQRVSGSRQIILDRDLQLVVNSLWASGAEAIAVDGARIGPNVTIRQAGGSILVDNNPASSPYTIVAIGPPNAMKDVFDDSPGLRRLRLLEVSYGVGVSVTTSDALTLPAATVRDVKFAKKIGS, from the coding sequence ATGGCTGAACCGGATCGGCTGCTCGGCGGCTACGACCCCAACGCCGGCTACAGCGCCCGCGTCACGGCCAGGCCGAAACACATCCCGGTGCCGTCGCTGCTGCGCGCCCTGCTGTCGGAGCACCTCGATCCCGGGTACGCCGCGGCGGCCGCCAAACGGCAAGAGTCGGACACACCCCAGACTCCGGGCAGCCGCGTGACCGGCTGGCTGTGGCAGGCGCTGGCCGCGACCCTGGTCGCCGCGGTATTCGCCGCCGCCGTGGCGCAAGCCCGTTCAGTTGCTCCCGGCGTGCGCAATGCCCAGCACCTGCTCGCGGCGAGCGTGCGGTCGACCAATGCCGCCGCCGCCAAGCTGGCGCAGCAACGCAGCGTCCTTTCGGCGAAGGTCGATGATGTGCAACGAATCGCGCTGGCCGACGACATCGAGGGCCAACGTTTGCTCCGGCAGCTGGACGGGATGAGCCGAGCCGCGGCCAGCAGCCGCATCATCGGCCCCGGCTTGACGGTGACGGTGACCGACCCGGGCGTTGGACCCAATCTGTCCGACGCATCCAAACAGCGGGTGAGCGGCAGCCGTCAGATCATCCTCGACCGCGACTTGCAACTCGTCGTCAATTCGTTGTGGGCCAGCGGGGCCGAAGCGATCGCAGTCGACGGCGCCCGGATCGGGCCGAACGTGACGATTCGGCAGGCCGGGGGATCGATCCTGGTGGACAACAATCCGGCCAGCAGCCCATACACGATCGTCGCGATTGGCCCGCCGAATGCGATGAAGGACGTCTTCGACGACAGCCCGGGGCTGCGGCGACTGCGGCTGCTGGAAGTCTCCTACGGCGTGGGGGTCAGCGTGACCACCAGTGATGCACTGACGCTGCCGGCCGCAACGGTGCGGGATGTCAAGTTCGCGAAGAAGATTGGTTCCTAG